The sequence below is a genomic window from Croceicoccus marinus.
CGCCAAGCCGGCCAATGCCGCGGCGGAAGCAGCGTCCGGAACCCGCCAGCCCCTGCCCGAATGGCCCGCGGTCGACCTCGACGCCTATGAATGCGTGACCACGCTCGACCGGCTGGATGCATGGATCGCGCGTGCGTTTGCCGCCCATGCGGTGGCGATCGATACGGAAACCAGCTCGCTCGATTCGATGCAGGCGGAGCTTGCCGGGATCAGCCTGGCGCTGGGCCCGAACGATGCCTGCTATATCCCGCTTGCCCACGGCAGCGACGACATGTTCGCCGAAAAGCCGCAGCAGGTTCCCAAGGCCGAAGCGCTCGCCCGGCTGAAGCCGCTGCTGGAAAGCGACGCGGTGCTGAAGATCGGGCAGAACGTCAAATACGACCTGACGGTGCTGCAGCGCTGCGGCATCGAGGTCGCGCCGGTGGATGACACGATGATCCTGTCCTTCGACCTCGACGCCGGGCGCGGCGGGGGCGGTATCGGACAGGCGCATGGCATGGATTCGCTTAGCCAGACGCATCTTGGCCACACCACCCTGACCTTCAAGGACATCTGCGGGACGGGCAAGAAGCAGATCCTGTTCAGCGCCGTGCCGCTCGACAAGGCGACTCGCTATGCGGCCGAGGACGCGGACGTCACCTGGCGCCTGCACCGCGTGCTGCGCCAGCGCCTGGCGGATGAAGGCGTTACACGCATCTACGAGAATGTGGACCGCCCGCTGATCCCCGTCATCGCGATGATGGAACGCAACGGCATCAAGGTCGACCGCGAGCATCTGGCACGCCTGTCGGGCGAATTCGCCGAGCAGATCGCCTCGCTCGAGGCCGAAGTGCACGAAATGGCGGGAGAAAGCTTTGCCATCGGCAGCCCCAAGCAGCTGGGCGACATTTTGTTCGACAAGATGGGCCTGAAAGGCGGGCGAAAAGGCAAGAGCGGCCAGTTCTCGACCGACCAGACGGTGCTGGAAAAGCTGGCGGGCGAAGGCGTGCCGATGGCCAACAAGGTGCTGGAATGGCGCGGCCTGTCCAAGCTGCGCTCCACCTATACCGAAGCTTTGCAACAGGCGATCAATCCCGGCACGGGCCGCGTGCACACCAGCTATAGCCTGGTCGGCGCGCAGACGGGGCGGCTGTCCTCCACCGATCCCAATCTGCAGAATATCCCGATCCGCACCGAAACCGGCCGCCAGATCCGCGAGGCTTTCGTGGCCGAGCCCGGCAATGTGCTGCTGGCCGCCGACTATTCGCAGATCGAACTGCGCCTTGCCGCGCACATGGCCGACGTTCCGCCGCTGAAGGAAGCCTTTGCCGATGGCGAGGACATCCACGCCCGCACCGCGCGCGAGATGTATGGCGAGGTTACCCGCGATACCCGCGCGCAGGCCAAGACGATCAATTTCGCGATCCTCTACGGCATTTCGCGCTGGGGCCTTGCAGGCCGCCTCGGCACCGATGCGGAGGAGGCGCAGGCCGTGATCGACCGCTATTTCGAACGCTTCCCCGGCATCCAGAAATATATCGTACATACGCTGGAGCGGGTGCGCGAGACCGGCTATTCGGAAACGCTGTTCGGGCGAAAGACCCATTTCCGCAACATCAATTCCAAGAACCCCAACGAACGCGCCGGCGCCGAACGCGCCGCGATCAACGCGCCGATCCAGGGCACCAGCGCCGACATCATCAAGCGCGCGATGGTGCGCATGATGCCCGCGCTGCATGACGCCGGGCTCGGCCATGCCAGGATGCTGCTGCAGGTGCATGACGAACTGGTCTTCGAACTGCCCGAAGGCGACGTGGCCGCCGCCTCTCCGGTGATCGAGCGGGTGATGGCCGACGCCGCGCTGCCCTCGGTCGAACTCTCGGTGCCGCTGGGGATCGAGATCGGTACCGGCCACAGCTGGGGGGCAGCGCATTGAGCATCAACCAGCCCTTGCCTCTGCCCGCACTCGCGCCCGACACGATGCTGATCGAGACGATGGGATACGATCCGCAAAAGGGCGTGCCGATGATCGAATTCCATCTCGAGCGGCTGAAGGAAAGCGCGTCGGAGCTGGGCTTCGAATGCGATCGCCATGCCATCAGGAACGAGGTGCAGGCGGTCTGCTTCACCCACCGCGAACCGGCACGGCTCAAGATCGAACTGCAGCGCACCGGCCGTTTCGCGATCCGGCTGGGACGGCGTCCGGCCCCCATGGCCGAACCCGTGCCGGTGTCGCTGGTGACGCTGGACGTCCAGCCCGGCGATCCGCGGCTGCGCCACAAGACCAGCGAGCGCGATTTCTATGACGCAGCCCGCCGCCAGGCCGCCGCCAGGGGGGCAGAGGAAGCCATCCTGGTGCGTCCCGACGGGATGGTGACCGAGGGCAGCTTCACCAGCGTCTTCGTCGAACGCGGCGACATGCTGCTGACCCCGCCGCTCGGGCTTGGCCTGCTGCCCGGGGTCCTGCGCCGCTCTCTGATCGAGGACGAGCGCGCGAAGGAAGCCGAACTGCGGGTCGAGGATCTGGACGAGGGGCTGATGATCGGCAATTCTCTGCGGGGCCTGATGCGCGCCCGGCTGATTGCCCCCGCATGAGCCAGCCGCAACTGTCACAGGCCCTGCAGCGCATCCAGCCGTCGCCGACCACGGCGATGACAGACCGCGCGACGGCCATGCGCGAAGCGGGGCGCGACATCATCTCGCTGTCGGTGGGCGAACCCGATCTGCCCACCCCGCCCCATGTCATCGCGGCGATGCAGCAGGCGCTGCGCGATGGCCAGACGCGCTATACCCCGGTTGGCGGGACCAGCGCGATGAAGCGCGCCGCCGCGCTGCATTTCGCCCGCGACCTGAACATCGCGGCCACCCCCGCCAACACCACGATCAGCGCGGGCGG
It includes:
- the polA gene encoding DNA polymerase I, giving the protein MSDATELAPAAASDGAVRKPHLYLVDGSAYIFRAYHRLPPLTNPQGTPVGAVYGYTTMLWKLAQDLDDADGPTHLAVILDKASQSFRHDLYADYKANRPPPPEDLVPQFPLIREATRAFSLPCIEEDMLEADDLIASYARAATRRGWDVTIVSSDKDLMQLVGRCADPDDGVEGGCIDMLDTMKNARIEIAEVVEKFGVPPEKLGDVLALMGDSVDNVPGVRGIGPKTAEKLINEYGDLESVLAAAPEMKKSKMRENLIEHTEMARLSRRLVQLKEDCPLPMPLDEFALDGIPKEPLANFLSTHGFTSLLKRLGAGSPSRPTDLNPAKPANAAAEAASGTRQPLPEWPAVDLDAYECVTTLDRLDAWIARAFAAHAVAIDTETSSLDSMQAELAGISLALGPNDACYIPLAHGSDDMFAEKPQQVPKAEALARLKPLLESDAVLKIGQNVKYDLTVLQRCGIEVAPVDDTMILSFDLDAGRGGGGIGQAHGMDSLSQTHLGHTTLTFKDICGTGKKQILFSAVPLDKATRYAAEDADVTWRLHRVLRQRLADEGVTRIYENVDRPLIPVIAMMERNGIKVDREHLARLSGEFAEQIASLEAEVHEMAGESFAIGSPKQLGDILFDKMGLKGGRKGKSGQFSTDQTVLEKLAGEGVPMANKVLEWRGLSKLRSTYTEALQQAINPGTGRVHTSYSLVGAQTGRLSSTDPNLQNIPIRTETGRQIREAFVAEPGNVLLAADYSQIELRLAAHMADVPPLKEAFADGEDIHARTAREMYGEVTRDTRAQAKTINFAILYGISRWGLAGRLGTDAEEAQAVIDRYFERFPGIQKYIVHTLERVRETGYSETLFGRKTHFRNINSKNPNERAGAERAAINAPIQGTSADIIKRAMVRMMPALHDAGLGHARMLLQVHDELVFELPEGDVAAASPVIERVMADAALPSVELSVPLGIEIGTGHSWGAAH
- a CDS encoding aminotransferase class IV — encoded protein: MSINQPLPLPALAPDTMLIETMGYDPQKGVPMIEFHLERLKESASELGFECDRHAIRNEVQAVCFTHREPARLKIELQRTGRFAIRLGRRPAPMAEPVPVSLVTLDVQPGDPRLRHKTSERDFYDAARRQAAARGAEEAILVRPDGMVTEGSFTSVFVERGDMLLTPPLGLGLLPGVLRRSLIEDERAKEAELRVEDLDEGLMIGNSLRGLMRARLIAPA